A genomic window from Salvia splendens isolate huo1 chromosome 11, SspV2, whole genome shotgun sequence includes:
- the LOC121756155 gene encoding pyruvate dehydrogenase E1 component subunit beta-like isoform X2: MAAAILHGVGATTPLSSVKYNNSRRSLPGSERKRASFVIQCYGSLSSGLNIGINRAVKLSTNAVATKQDSVTASTPSKPGHELLLFEALREGLEEEMERDPWVCVMGEDVGHYGGSYKVTKGLADKYGDLRVLDTPIAENSFTGMGIGAAMTGLRPIVEGMNMGFLLLAFNQISNNCGMLHYTSGGQFKIPIVIRGPGGVGRQLGAEHSQRLESYFQSIPGIQMVACSTPYNAKGLMKAAIRSDNPVILFEHVLLYNLKERIPDEEYVLSLEESEMVRTGDHVTILTYSRMRYHVMQAAKTLVNKGYDPEVIDIRSLKPFDLHTIGNSVKKTHRVVIVEECMRTGGIGASLTASINEHFHDYLDAPIVCLSSQDVPTPYAGTLEDWTVVQPAQIVAAVEQLCR, encoded by the exons ATGGCGGCCGCGATTCTACATGGAGTTGGAGCTACAACGCCTCTCTCATCGGTCAAATACAATAATTCTCGCAGATCGCTCCCAGGTTCTG AGAGGAAAAGAGCTTCATTTGTCATTCAATGCTATGGAAGTTTGTCGTCTGGATTGAACATCGGTATTAACAGGGCGGTAAAGTTATCAACTAATGCAGTTGCA ACGAAGCAAGACAGTGTAACAGCTTCTACTCCATCCAAGCCCGG GCATGAACTTTTGCTTTTTGAGGCTCTCCGTGAAGGGCTGGAAGAAGAGATGGAACGAGATCCCTGGGTTTGTGTCATGGGTGAAGATGTTGGCCACTATGGAGGATCATACAAGGTTACAAAGGGCTTGGCAGATAAGTATGGTGATCTCAGAGTCCTCGACACACCCATTGCTGAAAACTCATTCACTGGCATGGGCATTGGAGCTGCCATGACTGGATTGCGCCCCATTGTTGAGGGAATGAACATGGGTTTTCTCCTTCTAGCCTTTAATCAGATCTCTAACAACTGTGGCATGCTTCACTACACATCTGGGGGTCAGTTTAAAATACCAATAGTCATCCGTGGCCCTGGCGGTGTTGGTCGACAGCTTGGAGCAGAGCACTCACAGCGACTGGAGTCATATTTCCAGTCAATTCCTGGGATCCAGATGGTGGCTTGCTCGACGCCTTATAATGCCAAGGGTTTGATGAAAGCAGCTATTAGAAGTGATAATCCTGTTATTCTCTTTGAGCATGTCTTACTCTACAATCTAAAAGAGAGAATCCCAGATGAAGAGTATGTATTGAGTCTCGAGGAATCTGAAATGGTCAGAACGGGCGACCACGTCACCATTCTAACATATTCTAGAATGAGGTATCATGTTATGCAGGCTGCTAAGACTCTGGTGAATAAAGGATATGATCCTGAAGTCATTGATATCAGATCATTGAAGCCATTTGATCTTCACACCATTGGGAATTCAGTGAAGAAGACTCATCGCGTGGTCATTGTTGAAGAGTGCATGAGAACGGGTGGAATTGGTgccagcttgacagcttcaatAAATGAACACTTCCATGATTATTTGGATGCTCCAATTGTGTGTTTGTCATCTCAGGATGTGCCAACTCCATATGCCGGGACTCTGGAGGACTGGACTGTTGTTCAACCTGCACAGATTGTTGCTGCTGTTGAGCAGCTCTGCCGGTAG
- the LOC121756155 gene encoding pyruvate dehydrogenase E1 component subunit beta-3, chloroplastic-like isoform X3 → MAAAILHGVGATTPLSSVKYNNSRRSLPERKRASFVIQCYGSLSSGLNIGINRAVKLSTNAVATKQDSVTASTPSKPGHELLLFEALREGLEEEMERDPWVCVMGEDVGHYGGSYKVTKGLADKYGDLRVLDTPIAENSFTGMGIGAAMTGLRPIVEGMNMGFLLLAFNQISNNCGMLHYTSGGQFKIPIVIRGPGGVGRQLGAEHSQRLESYFQSIPGIQMVACSTPYNAKGLMKAAIRSDNPVILFEHVLLYNLKERIPDEEYVLSLEESEMVRTGDHVTILTYSRMRYHVMQAAKTLVNKGYDPEVIDIRSLKPFDLHTIGNSVKKTHRVVIVEECMRTGGIGASLTASINEHFHDYLDAPIVCLSSQDVPTPYAGTLEDWTVVQPAQIVAAVEQLCR, encoded by the exons ATGGCGGCCGCGATTCTACATGGAGTTGGAGCTACAACGCCTCTCTCATCGGTCAAATACAATAATTCTCGCAGATCGCTCCCAG AGAGGAAAAGAGCTTCATTTGTCATTCAATGCTATGGAAGTTTGTCGTCTGGATTGAACATCGGTATTAACAGGGCGGTAAAGTTATCAACTAATGCAGTTGCA ACGAAGCAAGACAGTGTAACAGCTTCTACTCCATCCAAGCCCGG GCATGAACTTTTGCTTTTTGAGGCTCTCCGTGAAGGGCTGGAAGAAGAGATGGAACGAGATCCCTGGGTTTGTGTCATGGGTGAAGATGTTGGCCACTATGGAGGATCATACAAGGTTACAAAGGGCTTGGCAGATAAGTATGGTGATCTCAGAGTCCTCGACACACCCATTGCTGAAAACTCATTCACTGGCATGGGCATTGGAGCTGCCATGACTGGATTGCGCCCCATTGTTGAGGGAATGAACATGGGTTTTCTCCTTCTAGCCTTTAATCAGATCTCTAACAACTGTGGCATGCTTCACTACACATCTGGGGGTCAGTTTAAAATACCAATAGTCATCCGTGGCCCTGGCGGTGTTGGTCGACAGCTTGGAGCAGAGCACTCACAGCGACTGGAGTCATATTTCCAGTCAATTCCTGGGATCCAGATGGTGGCTTGCTCGACGCCTTATAATGCCAAGGGTTTGATGAAAGCAGCTATTAGAAGTGATAATCCTGTTATTCTCTTTGAGCATGTCTTACTCTACAATCTAAAAGAGAGAATCCCAGATGAAGAGTATGTATTGAGTCTCGAGGAATCTGAAATGGTCAGAACGGGCGACCACGTCACCATTCTAACATATTCTAGAATGAGGTATCATGTTATGCAGGCTGCTAAGACTCTGGTGAATAAAGGATATGATCCTGAAGTCATTGATATCAGATCATTGAAGCCATTTGATCTTCACACCATTGGGAATTCAGTGAAGAAGACTCATCGCGTGGTCATTGTTGAAGAGTGCATGAGAACGGGTGGAATTGGTgccagcttgacagcttcaatAAATGAACACTTCCATGATTATTTGGATGCTCCAATTGTGTGTTTGTCATCTCAGGATGTGCCAACTCCATATGCCGGGACTCTGGAGGACTGGACTGTTGTTCAACCTGCACAGATTGTTGCTGCTGTTGAGCAGCTCTGCCGGTAG
- the LOC121756155 gene encoding pyruvate dehydrogenase E1 component subunit beta-like isoform X1: MAAAILHGVGATTPLSSVKYNNSRRSLPGSGITERKRASFVIQCYGSLSSGLNIGINRAVKLSTNAVATKQDSVTASTPSKPGHELLLFEALREGLEEEMERDPWVCVMGEDVGHYGGSYKVTKGLADKYGDLRVLDTPIAENSFTGMGIGAAMTGLRPIVEGMNMGFLLLAFNQISNNCGMLHYTSGGQFKIPIVIRGPGGVGRQLGAEHSQRLESYFQSIPGIQMVACSTPYNAKGLMKAAIRSDNPVILFEHVLLYNLKERIPDEEYVLSLEESEMVRTGDHVTILTYSRMRYHVMQAAKTLVNKGYDPEVIDIRSLKPFDLHTIGNSVKKTHRVVIVEECMRTGGIGASLTASINEHFHDYLDAPIVCLSSQDVPTPYAGTLEDWTVVQPAQIVAAVEQLCR, encoded by the exons ATGGCGGCCGCGATTCTACATGGAGTTGGAGCTACAACGCCTCTCTCATCGGTCAAATACAATAATTCTCGCAGATCGCTCCCAGGTTCTGGTATTACAG AGAGGAAAAGAGCTTCATTTGTCATTCAATGCTATGGAAGTTTGTCGTCTGGATTGAACATCGGTATTAACAGGGCGGTAAAGTTATCAACTAATGCAGTTGCA ACGAAGCAAGACAGTGTAACAGCTTCTACTCCATCCAAGCCCGG GCATGAACTTTTGCTTTTTGAGGCTCTCCGTGAAGGGCTGGAAGAAGAGATGGAACGAGATCCCTGGGTTTGTGTCATGGGTGAAGATGTTGGCCACTATGGAGGATCATACAAGGTTACAAAGGGCTTGGCAGATAAGTATGGTGATCTCAGAGTCCTCGACACACCCATTGCTGAAAACTCATTCACTGGCATGGGCATTGGAGCTGCCATGACTGGATTGCGCCCCATTGTTGAGGGAATGAACATGGGTTTTCTCCTTCTAGCCTTTAATCAGATCTCTAACAACTGTGGCATGCTTCACTACACATCTGGGGGTCAGTTTAAAATACCAATAGTCATCCGTGGCCCTGGCGGTGTTGGTCGACAGCTTGGAGCAGAGCACTCACAGCGACTGGAGTCATATTTCCAGTCAATTCCTGGGATCCAGATGGTGGCTTGCTCGACGCCTTATAATGCCAAGGGTTTGATGAAAGCAGCTATTAGAAGTGATAATCCTGTTATTCTCTTTGAGCATGTCTTACTCTACAATCTAAAAGAGAGAATCCCAGATGAAGAGTATGTATTGAGTCTCGAGGAATCTGAAATGGTCAGAACGGGCGACCACGTCACCATTCTAACATATTCTAGAATGAGGTATCATGTTATGCAGGCTGCTAAGACTCTGGTGAATAAAGGATATGATCCTGAAGTCATTGATATCAGATCATTGAAGCCATTTGATCTTCACACCATTGGGAATTCAGTGAAGAAGACTCATCGCGTGGTCATTGTTGAAGAGTGCATGAGAACGGGTGGAATTGGTgccagcttgacagcttcaatAAATGAACACTTCCATGATTATTTGGATGCTCCAATTGTGTGTTTGTCATCTCAGGATGTGCCAACTCCATATGCCGGGACTCTGGAGGACTGGACTGTTGTTCAACCTGCACAGATTGTTGCTGCTGTTGAGCAGCTCTGCCGGTAG